The DNA window CTGGCTGACCCCCTTCTACACCTCGCCGCAGGTCGACGCCGGCTACGACGTGGCCGACTACCGCGACGTGGACCCGCTCTTCGGCGACCTGACCGACTTCGACGAGATGATCACCGATGCGCACGCCCTGGGCCTGCGGATCATCGTCGACCTGGTGCCCAACCACACCTCCAGCGCGCACCAGTGGTTCACCGCGGCGCTCGCCGCCGGCCCGGGCTCGCCGGAACGCGAGCGCTACCTGTTCGCCGACGGCAAGGGCGAGCAGGGCGAGCTGCCCCCCAACGACTGGGAGAGCATCTTCGGCGGCCCCGCCTGGACCCGGGTCGTCGACGGCCAGTGGTACCTGCACCTGTTCGACCCGGCCCAGCCCGACCTGGACTGGCGCCACCCCGAGGTGCGCGCCGAGTTCGAGGACGTCCTGCGGTTCTGGCTGGACCGTGGGGTGGACGGTTTCCGGATCGACGTGGCACACGGGATGATCAAGGCCGAGGGGCTGCCCGACGTCGGCTTCAACTCGATGACCACCGGGCAACGCCAGTCGGAGCTGCTCGGCAAGGGCCGGCTGCCCTACTTCGACCAGGACGAGGTGCACGACATCTACCGCGCCTGGCGGCCGATCCTGGACAGCTACCCCGGCGGTCGAATGGCGGTCGCCGAGGCCTGGGCCGAGACCCCGCAGCGGCTGGCCCGCTACATCGGCCCGGACGAGCTGCACCAGGCGTTCAGCTTCGACTTCCTCGACGCCACCTGGTCGGCCGACTCGTTCCGCAAGGTCATCGACACCGCGCTCGCCGAGTCGACGATCGTCGGCGCGCCGACCACCTGGGTGCTCTCCAACCACGACCGGCAGCGCCACGTCACCCGCTACGGCGACGGCGAGGTCGGCCTGCGCCGCGCCCGGGCCGCCGCGCTACTGATGTTCGCGCTGCCCGGCTGCGCCTACGTCTACCAGGGCGAGGAGCTGGGCCTGCCGGAGGTGCTGGACCTCCCCGACGAGCTACGCCAGGACCCGGCGTTCAAGCGCACCGGCGAGAGCCGCGACGGCTGCCGGGTGCCGATCCCGTGGAGCGGCGAGCTGGCCCCGTACGGCTTCGGGCCGGACGGCAGCGAGCTGAGCTGGCTGCCCGCGCCCGCGACCTGGCGGGCCCTCTCGGTGGCCGCCCAGACCGGCGCGCCCGGCTCGACGCTGGAGCTCTACCGCGCCGCGCTGCGGATCCGCGGCGAGCACCCGGCGTTGGCCGGCCTCGCCGGCATCACCTGGCTGGAGACCGAGCCCGGCGTGCTGGCGTTCCGCCGCGCCGCCGGCGACACCGAGCTGACCTGCGTGGTCAACCTCAGCGGCGCCGACGTGGCGGTGGCCGGCCACGGCCGGCCGCTCGTCGCCAGCGCCGACCTCACCGAGCGGGGCGAGGGACACGTCCTGCCGGTGGACGCAGCCGCGTGGTTCGAACGGCGCTGAGCCGGGTAACCCGCGAACGACCTGGTCGTCCGTTGTGCTCCGCGCCGACGGGCGGCTGGGCTGCCGACCCCTTGTGGTGGGGGGTGAGGTGGTACCGGCCCCCGGGAGTCCGCTCCCGGGGGCCGGTGTCCATCACGGTCGCGCCGGCGCTCCACCGCCCTTGGCGGTGAGCAGCGCGGCGATCCGGGCGAAACCGGCCCGCACCTCGTCGGTGTCCGGCGGGTTCGCCGGTTGCGGCTCCGGCCGACGCTCGGCGGCCAACTCCAGTTCGTCGTCGATGACGTCCTCGAAATCGCCGTAGAGGTCCGCCTGGTCGATCTCGGCGGCCTCGTCCGCGGCGGCGATCTGCGCGGCGGCGATCTCGCCGCGGATCTCCTCCGGGGTGAGCGCCGGCAGCATCGGCTCCACGACCGCCATCAGCTGCTCCTCGGCGACCACCGCCTCGGCCAGCGCCAACGCGTGCGGTCGCTCGTACGGGCCGCAGACCACCGGCTCCCACTCGTCCTCCGCGGCGAGCGGGCCGAACGTGATGATCCACGGCAGGCCCAGCATCGGCGAGTCGTCCGGCAGGTCCAGTGTCACGAGTGCGCCCACCGGCCCATCATTGTCGCTGCGCGCCCGCGTGGGGACGCCAATCCCCCGACTCTCACCGCTCAGGCGACCGCTCTCCACCGCGCGTACCGGCGTCCAGCGCCGCACGGACCAGGGCGAGCGCCCGCTCCGGCGGGACACCGAGGCGACGCGCCTCGGCCGCGTACCCGGCGGCGACCCGGTGCAGCCGGTCGATGGCGTCGTCGCGGCCGGGGGCCACCACCGTGCCGTGCCGGCCCCTCGTCTCCACCAGGCCGGCGGACTCCAACTCGCGGTAGGCCCGGGCCACCGTGTTCACCGCCAGCCCCAGGTCGGCGGAGAGCTGCCGGACCGCGGGCAGCCGGGTGCCCACCGCCAGCCGGCCGTCGCCGATGGCGCTCGCGAGCTGCGCGCGCACCTGCTCGTACGGGGGCACCGCCGACCCGGCGTCGACCCGGACCCACGGGCTCATCCCCCGCCCCCGGGGGTGCCCGGATCGGTCTCCTCGTCGAGCACGTCCGCCTCCACGTCCACCTCCCGTGCCCCCGCCCCACCCTCGGCGAGATCGACCACCCGGCCGTACCGGCTGGTCGCGGCGAGCGCGGCGCCGAAGAGCACCAACTGGTTGAGCAGGTAGAGGTAGAGCAGCAGGCCCACCGCGGTCGCCACCACCGTGTAGGCCGGGTTCCGCTCGGTGCGCACCACGTAGTAACGCCCCACGGTGTTGAGCAGCGTGATCCCGATGGCGACGGTCAGCACCGCCGGGCGCAGCCGCCGCCGGCTCATCCGCAGCCGCGGCACGGCCAGCAGCAGCGCGGCGGCCAGCACGGCGTTGACCAGCACGCTGAGCACCGCGCTGACCGTGGTCAGGCCGACCGAACCGGTGCTGCGCAGCAGGAACCGCAGCAGCGACTCCAACGCGTCGACGGCGGCGACCGAGACGAAGAGCAGCACGAAGACCGCGACCAGCACGCCGAGGTCGACCAGGCGGCGCACGACCAGGTTGCCGGGCTGCTGGTTGAAGCCGTACATCAGCCGCTGCGAGGAGCGGATCGCCTCCACCCACCCGATCCCGGTGAAGACCAGGATGATCAGACCGACCACGCCGACGGTGCTGCTGCTCTCGGCGATCTGCGCCGGGTCGAGGAAGGGCAGGTTCTCCCGCAGGAATTCGGCCGCCGCGCGGCTGACGTCCTCGTTGTCCCGCAGCACCGCGCCGAAGATCCAGTATGCGACCAGCGCGAGCGCGAACACGGCGAAGAAGCCGTAGTAGGCGATGGCGGCGGCGAGCCGACCGGCGAGCAGGTCGGCGTAGAGCGTCCCGGCCTGCCACAGGTGGTCGAAGATCGGCGAGCGACCGCGGGCCGCGTCGATCCGGCGCCCGAGGGCCGCCTCGACCCGGCCGAAGACGTTCACCCCGCCATCCTCGCCGATCGCCGCCCCCGGCGGAGGGGGCCCGGCCGGCCGGGTGCTCAGCGCCGGCCGCCGAGCCGGAAGTCGCGGCGAGGCTGCCACCGGGCCGCCCCGCTGTGCGAGAAGAGCGTGAACGCCTCCACCTCGAACAGCGCGGAGAAGTCGGCGAGGTCCTCGTACGCCTTGTCGAGCACCTCGGGCGGTACGTCCTGGGCCACCGTCACGTGCGGGTGGTAGGGAAAGCGCGCCTCGCGGCGCAGCTCGGGGGCCGAGTTGATGGCGGAGGCCAGCAGCTCGCACTCGCTGATCCCGGCCGCCACCGTCACGAAGACCACCTGGGTGACCGGGCGGAACGTGCCGGTGCCCCGTAGGTGCAGGGTGAACGGCAGGTGCGCGGCGGCCACCCCGGTCAGGTGCTCCTCGACGGCGGGCAGCGCGTGGACCGGGATCTCGGTGGGCCCGAGCAGGGTGACGTGGGCCGGCACGGCCTGCGGGTCACCGGCGGAGACCCGCCGGCGGGTGAGCATCCCGCCCCACGGCTCGGGGATGTCCACCGCGATCCCGATCTGGATCGTGTCCCCGCCGGCCGTCACGTTGTCCGACATCTCTGCGCCGGCCGCTACTCGGACCGCACCGGGGGGAAGAAGCCGACCCGGTCGTAGACGGCACGCAGCGTGCCGGCCGCGACCGCCCGGGCCTTCTCCGCACCCTGCGCGAGCAGCTTGTCCAGCTGGGCCGGGTCGTCCAGGTAGCCGTTGGTGCGCTCCTGGACCGGGTTGACGAACTCCCGCACCACCTCGGCGAGGTCCTTCTTGAGGTCGCCGTAGCCCCGGCCGTCGTACGCGCCGACCAGGTCGTCGATGCCGCGACCGGAGAGCGCGGAGTAGATGGTGAGCAGGTTGGAGACGCCCGGTTTCCCCTCCGCGTCGAAGACGATCTCGCGGCCGGTGTCGGTGACCGCCGAGCGGATCTTCTTGGCCGAACGGGCCGGGTCCTCCAGCAGGTCGATGATGCCGGCCGGCGAGGAGGACGACTTCGACATCTTGGCCGTGGGATCCTGCAGGTCGGTGATCTTGGCGGTGTCCTTCACGATGTGTGGCACCGGCACCGTGAAGGTCGGGCCGAACAGCGAGTTGAACCGTTGGGCCAGGTCACGGGAGAGCTCCAGGTGCTGCCGCTGGTCCTCGCCGACCGGCACCGCGTGCGCCTGGTAGAGCAGGATGTCGGCGGCCTGCAGGATCGGGTAGGTGAACAGGCCGACGCTGGCCCGCTCGCTGCCCTGCTTCTGCGACTTGTCCTTGAACTGGGTCATCCGGCCGGCCTCGCCGAAGCCGGTGATGCAGCCGAGCACCCAGGCCAGCTGCGGGTGCTCGGGCACCTGCGACTGGACGAAGAGGGTGCTGCGCTCCGGGTCGATGCCCAGCGCGAAGAGCTGCGCGGCCGCCACCCGGCTGCGCCGCTTCAGCACCGCCGGGTCGTGGCCCGCGGTGATCGCGTGCAGGTCCACCACGCAGTAGAACGCGTCGTGGCTGTCCTGCAGGGCCACCCAGTGCCGCAGCGCGCCCAGGTAGTTGCCGAGATGGAACGAGTCGGCCGTCGGCTGGATGCCGGAGAAGACGCGCGGGCGGACGGGTACGTCGGACATGGCGGTGATTCTGTCAGCAAGCCCCGGGATCCGTCATGACGGGCCGGCGGGTCGGGCCGGTACGGGTGGTGGCGGGCCGCTGACCTCGCGCCGGGGTTCGGGCAGGCGACGGGTGGAGACCGCCAGGCGGGACACCCGCCGGCCGTCGAGCGCCAGCACCCGCAGCAGCCAGCCCTCCGGATCGGTGGCGCCCGATCCGTCCACCGCGTCGACGGCCACCGGCACCTCGTCACCGGCCACCGGCAGGCGGCCCAGCGCGGCCATCACGTACCCGCCGACCGTCTCGTACGGGCCGGCGGGCAGGGGGACACCCGTGCGTTCGGCGAAGTCGGTCAGGTTGAGCCGGCCGTCGACCACGGCGGGCAGCCCGTCGGCGACCGGGTCGGGTGGGCCGCCGCCCTCGTCGTGGATCTCCCCGACCAACTCCTCGACCAGGTCCTCGCAGGTGACGATGCCGGCGGTGCCGCCGTACTCGTCGACGACCACGGCCAGGTGGTGCCCCTCGCGGCGCATCTCGGTGAGTGCCGCGAGCACCCGTTTGCTGCCCGGCAGCCGCTTGACCTCGCGGGTCAGGTCCCCGACCGTGACCGGACCGGCCGGCTCCGGGCGCAGCAGCACGTCCCGCAGGTGCACCAGGCCGACCACGTCGTCGTGGGTGCCGTCCACCACCGGGTATCGGGTGTGCGGCTCGACCCGCACCAGGCGCTGCGCCTCGGCCACGGGCAGGGCGGCGGGGAGGAAGACCACCTCGGTGCGGGGCACCATCACCTCGCGGACCAGCCGTGCGCCGGCCGCCAGCACCTCGTCGATGATCCGACGCTCGTCCGCGTCGAGCAGCGTGTTGGCGGCCACCAGGTCGCGCAGCTCGGACTCGCTGATCCGTTCCCGCCCGGCGGTGGGGCTCGCCCCGAGCAGTCCGGTCACCAGGCGGGTGGCGCCGTCGGCGGCGCGCACCACGACCCGGGCCACGGCCCGGGCCAGCGGGCGGGGTTCGCGCCGGGGTTGCCCCGACGGTCGCCGCCGGAGCCCGGGACCACCCGCTTCCCGCATGAGAAGCATGGTAGACAGCGCCCGCCGGAGGCCTGACCCGATGTGCGGATCTGTTCAATCCTGATGGTTCGTGGTGGAATAGCGCGGGGCTCACTCGACAGCGGCGGCACAGCCCCCGGCCGTAGGGTGATCACGAACGGCCGACGCGGACGCGGGCCAGGCAGGAGGACCGACGTGAAACTGCTCGTCACCGGCGGCGCCGGCTACATCGGCAGCGTGGTGACCCGGATGCTGCTCGACCACGGCCACCGGGTGACCGTGCTGGACGACCTGCGGACCGGCCACCGCGAGGCGCTCGCCCCCGACGCCACCCACGTCGACCTGCCGGTGTACGAGGCGGCCCGGGTGCTCACCCCCGACGCCGGGTTCGACGGCGTGCTGCACTTCGCCGCCCTGATCGCCGCCGGCGAGTCGATGACCCGCCCCGAGCTCTACTGGCACACCAACACCGTCGGCTCGCTCGCCCTCATCGACGCGGTCCGCGCCGCCCGGGTGCCGCGGATGGTCTTCTCCTCCACCGCCGCCGTCTACGGCAACCCCACCGAGCTGCCCATCCCGGAGACCGCAGTCAAGGCCCCCACCAGCACCTACGGTGCGACGAAGCTGGCCGTCGACATGGCGCTCACCTCCGAGGCGATCGCGCACGAGCTGGGCGCGGTCTCGCTGCGCTACTTCAACGTCGCGGGCGCCTACCGGCACGGCGGCGGGACCATCGGCGAGCGGCACGACCCGGAGACGCACCTCATCCCGATCGCGCTCGACGTGGCCGCCGGCCAGCGCGAGAAGCTCCAGCTCTTCGGCGACGACTACCCCACCGCCGACGGCACCTGCGTGCGCGACTACATCCACGTCGAGGACCTGGCCCGCGCCCACCTGCTCGCGCTCGACGCGGCCACCGGAGGCCGGCACCGGATCTACAACCTGGGCAACGGCAACGGCTTCACCAACCGCCAGGTGGTCGACGTGGTCCGCGAGGTCACCGGCCACCCGGTGCCGGTCGAGGTGGCGCCCCGCCGCGAGGGCGACCCGGCCGAGCTGGTCGCGTCGTCCGCGCTGGCCCGCGACGAGTTGGGCTGGGCGCCGGCGAAGCCGACCCTGCACGACATGGTCGGCGACGCCTGGGCGTTCTACCGCGAACACGTCGCGGGTCGTCGCGCATGAGCGGCGACGTCGCGGACCGCGCCACCGAGGGCTTCCGGCAGCGGTACGACGCCGAGCCGGCCGGCCGCTGGGCGGCTCCCGGACGGGTCAACCTGATCGGCGAGCACACCGACTACAACGACGGCTTCGTGCTGCCCTTCGCGCTCCCCCTACGTACCGTCGTCGCCGCGACGCCCGGCCCGCACGGACGCTGGACGGTCTGGTCGGAGCTGGACGACGAGCCTGTCGAGTTCGGGGCCGCGGAAGCCGACGAACCCGGCCGGGTCGACGGCTGGGCCGCCTACGTGGCCGGCGTGGTGTGGGCGCTGCGCGCCGCCGGCCTCGACGTCCCCGGCGCGCGACTCGCGATCGCCTCCGACGTGCCGGTCGGCTCCGGGCTCTCCTCGTCCGCCGCCATCGAGTCGGCCGTGCTGGCCGCCCTGGTCGACCTCGGCGGGCTCGACCTGCCCACCGACCGGTGGCCCCGGCTCGCCCAACGCGCCGAGAACGACTACGTCGGCGCGCCGACCGGGATCATGGACCAGTCCGCGGTCGTCCGGGCCGAGGAGGGGCACGCGCTCTTCCTCGACTGCCGCACCGAGGAGATCGAGCAGATCCCGTTCGACCTGGACGCCGCCGGGCTGGCCGTGCTGGTCGTCGACTCGCGCGCGCCGCACCGACACGCCGACGGCGAGTACGCCGCCCGGCGCGAGAGCTGCGAACGGGCCGCCGCGACGCTCGGGGTGACCGCCCTGCGCGACGTGCCCACCGCCGACCTCGACGCGGCGCTGGCCCGCCTCGACGACGACGAGACCCGCCGCCGGGTCCGGCACGTGGTCACCGAGAACCAGCGGGTGCTCGACACCGTCGCGCTGCTGCGCGCCGGGCGGGCCCGCGACATCGGCCCGCTGCTGACCGCCTCGCACGCCTCGATGCGTGACGACTTCGAAATCACCGTGCCGGAGGTCGACACCGCGGTCGAGGCGGCGCTGGCCGCCGGCGCGCACGGTGCGCGGATGACCGGCGGCGGCTTCGGCGGCTGCGTCCTCGCCCTGGTCGACGCCGCCGACGCCGACGCGGTGGCCGACGCCGTGACCGCCGCGTACGCCGAGCGCGGCTTCGCCGCCCCCGGCACCCTCACGGTGCTCCCCGCCCCCGGCGTCACCCCCGTGTAAGGAGGGGCCCCTTCTTAACGCCTGGCGTCAAGAAGGGGCCCCCTCTCACACAGCGGCTCAGCCGGCCTCGACGATCATGCCGGCGCCCACCGTACGGTTGGTGGACTCGTCGATGATCACGAAGCCGCCCGTGGTGCGGTTGCGGCGGTACTCGTCGGCGAGCAGCGGCACGGTGGTCCGCAGCCGAACCCGGCCGATCTCGTTGAGCTTCAGCTCGCCGGCCGACTCGTCCCGGTGCAGCGAGTTGATGTCCAGCCGGTAGTGCAGCTCGCGCACGATCGCCCGCGCCGACCGGGTGGTGTGCTTGATCGCGTACTTGCCGCCCACCTGGAGCGGCCGGCTCTCGTCCATCCAGCAGACCATCGCCTCGATGTCCTGCGCGACCATCGGGGCGTTGTTCGGCCGGCAGATCATGTCGCCCCGGGAGATGTCGATCTCGTCGGTCAGCCGGACCGTCACCGACATCGGCGGGAACGCCTCGTCCACCGGCCCGTCGGCGGTCTCCACCGCGGCGATCCGGCTGGTGAAGCCGGACGGCAGCACCATCACCTCGTCACCCGGCTTGAGCACGCCCGAGGCCACCTGGCCCGCGTAGCCCCGGTAGTCGGTGACGGTGGTGGACTGCGGCCGGATCACGTACTGCACCGGGAAGCGGACGTCGACCAGGTTCCGGTCCGAGGCGATGTGCACCCGCTCCAGGTGGTGCAGCAGCGAGGGGCCCGCGTACCACGGCATGTTCTCCGAGCGGGAGACGATGTTGTCGCCCTTCAGCGCGGAGACCGGCACCACGGTCAGGTCCGGCACGTCGAGCTTCGCGGCGAACGCGGTGAACTCGTCGGCGATCCGCTCGAAGACCTCCTGCGACCAGTCGACCAGGTCCATCTTGTTGACGCACAGCACCAGGTGCGGCACCCGCAGCAGCGAGCACAGGAACGCGTGCCGGCGGGACTGCTCGACCAGGCCCTTGCGCGCGTCCACCAGGATCAGCGCCAGGTCGGCGGTGGACGCCCCGGTGACCATGTTCCGGGTGTACTGGATGTGCCCCGGGGTGTCGGCGATGATGAACTTCCGCCGCGGCGTGGCGAAGTAGCGGTATGCCACGTCGATGGTGATGCCCTGCTCCCGCTCGGCCCGCAGGCCGTCGGTGAGCAGCGCCAGGTTGGTGTATTCGTCGCCGCGCGCCGCGCTGACCGCCTCGACCGCGGCCAACTGGTCGCTGAAGAGCGACTTGGTGTCGTAGAGCAGCCGGCCGATCAGCGTCGACTTGCCGTCGTCGACGCTGCCGGCGGTGGCGAAGCGCAGCAGGTCCATCGGCCGGACGGCGGTCTCGCCGTCGGCCGGGGCCAGGGTGTCGACACTCATCAGAAGTAGCCCTCCCGCTTGCGGTCCTCCATGGCGGCCTCGCTGACCCGGTCGTCGCCGCGGGTCGCGCCGCGCTCGGTGATCCGGGTGGCGGCCACCTCCTCGATCACCTTCTCCACCGTGTCGGCGTCCGAGCGGACCGCCGCGGTGCAGGAGGCGTCACCCACGGTGCGGTAGCGCACCTGGGTCTTGAACGGCTGCTCGCCGGCGCGGGCCCGGAAGAACTCGTTGACCGCGTAGAACATGCCGTCGCGCTCGATCACCTCGCGCTCGTGCGCGAAGTAGATCGACGGCAGCGGGATCCGTTCCCGGGCGATGTAGTGCCAGACGTCCAGCTCGGTCCAGTTGGACAGCGGGAACACCCGGATCGACTCGCCCGGGTGGTGCCGGCCGTTGTAGAGCGACCACAGCTCCGGGCGCTGGTTCTTCGGGTCCCACTGGCCGAACTCGTCGCGGAAGCTGAACACGCGCTCCTTGGCCCGAGCCTTCTCCTCGTCCCGCCGGGCGCCACCGAAGAGCGCGTCGAAGCGGTGCTTCTCCACCGCGTCGAGCAGCACCGGTGTCTGGATCCGGTTGCGCATGCCGTCCGCCGACTCACGAACCATGCCCCGGTTCAGCGCCTCCGGGACGCTCGCCACGATGAGCTGCAGGCCCAGCTCGGCCACCCGCTGGTCGCGGTAGTCGAGCACCTCGGGGAAGTTGTGCCCGGTGTCCACATGCATCACCGGGAACGGGACGTTGGCCGGCGCGAACGCCTTCTGCGCCAACCGGAGCATCACGATCGAGTCCTTGCCGCCGGAGAAGAGCAGCACCGGCCGCTCCATCTCGGCGACGACCTCGCGCATCACGAAGATGCTCTCCGCCTCGAGCGCGTCGAGGTGCGACACCTGGTAAGCGGCGGGGGACGTCATGACACGAACTCGATTTGCTCGGATCCGCACATCGGATTCCAGACCTTTCCGGTCGGACTCGTGAAGAAGAACGCTCAGGTTACCCGGAGTGCCGCTGCAACGCTGCAAGCAACCGACTCGCGAGATCCTTGCGGCAGACCAGCAGATCCGGTAGACGCGGGTCGGCCTCGTTGTATTCCAGCGCAGAACCGTCGATCCGGGAAGCGTGCAATCCGGTGGCCGTCGCCACAGCCACCGGAGCGGCCGAATCCCACTCGTACTGCCCGCCCGCGTGGATGTACGCGTCGACCTCACCGGTCACCACGGCGGCGATCTTCGCGCCCGCCGAGCCCATCGGAACCAGATGAGCGCCGACGTCCGCCGCCAGATCGGTCAGGAAAACCGGCGGACGGCTACGACTCGCCGCCAACCGGATGGTCCGCGACCCACCCGCCGTGGCCGCCTCCACCCGCATCGGCGGGTAGGCCGGCGGGTAGTCCGTGCCCAGCACCCGGTGCTGCGCCGGCAGGCCCACCGCACCCGCCACCAGGCCGTGCGGCGTGGGCGCGTGCCGCGACCAGAGCGCCACGTGCACCGCCCAGTCGGCGCGCCCCTCCTCGGCGTACTCCCTGGTGCCGTCCAGCGGGTCGACGATCCACACCCGGTCCGCGGTCAGCCGGGGCATCGCCTCGCTGCTCACCTCGGCGGTCCAGGCCAGGCGCGCGCCCTCGTCCTCCTCCGACAGCACCGCGTCCGCCGGACGCCACCGCGCCAGCTCGGTCCGGATCAGGTCGTGCGAGACCTTGTCCCCGGCCGACCGCAACGCGCCGGCGTCCGCGAAGCCCATCTCCGCGCGCAGGTCCGTCAACGCCTGCCCGGCCCGCGACGCCAGCCAGCGGGCGAACGCGCCGTCAATCATCGGAGGACTGCCCATCGTGTTACCGCTCCCGTCGCCCGCCTTCGCTCACGTCGAAAGGCGCAGACTACCGGCAGGCGCCGGGTCCGCCGGTCACGCCCCGTGGTACAGGTTCTGCGTCGGCTCCACACCCTTGGTGACCACCGACTCCACCACGTCCGCCGCGCGGTCGACCAGGAACTCCAGCTCCTTGCGCTCCGCCGCGGAGAAATCCGAGAGTACGAAGTCAGCCGGGTCCTGCCGGCCCGGCGGGCGTCCCACGCCGAACCGCACCCGCGCGTAGTCCTTCGTGCCGAGCGACTTCGACATCGACCGCAGGCCGTTGTGCCCGCCCTCGCCACCGCCGCACTTCACCCGCACCTGCCCGTACGGGATGTCCAGCTCGTCGTGCACCGCGATCACCCGCGCCGGCGGGATCTTGTGGAACTGGGCCAGCCCCGCCACCGGACCCCCCGAGAGGTTCATGTAGGTGAGCGGCTTCAGCAGCACCAGCTTCGGACCGCCGAATCCCAGCCGTCCCTCGGCCGCCTCGGCGACCGCCCGCTTGTGGCGACCGAACTTCGCGCCCATTCGCGCGGCCAACAGGTCGGCCACCATGAAGCCGACGTTGTGCCGGTTGTTCGCGTACTCCCGACCGGGGTTGCCCAGGCCGACCACCAGCCACGGCCCCGCCTCGTCCGTCACCTGAGACACC is part of the Micromonospora sp. WMMD980 genome and encodes:
- the pth gene encoding aminoacyl-tRNA hydrolase, producing the protein MTDEAGPWLVVGLGNPGREYANNRHNVGFMVADLLAARMGAKFGRHKRAVAEAAEGRLGFGGPKLVLLKPLTYMNLSGGPVAGLAQFHKIPPARVIAVHDELDIPYGQVRVKCGGGEGGHNGLRSMSKSLGTKDYARVRFGVGRPPGRQDPADFVLSDFSAAERKELEFLVDRAADVVESVVTKGVEPTQNLYHGA
- a CDS encoding inositol monophosphatase family protein gives rise to the protein MGSPPMIDGAFARWLASRAGQALTDLRAEMGFADAGALRSAGDKVSHDLIRTELARWRPADAVLSEEDEGARLAWTAEVSSEAMPRLTADRVWIVDPLDGTREYAEEGRADWAVHVALWSRHAPTPHGLVAGAVGLPAQHRVLGTDYPPAYPPMRVEAATAGGSRTIRLAASRSRPPVFLTDLAADVGAHLVPMGSAGAKIAAVVTGEVDAYIHAGGQYEWDSAAPVAVATATGLHASRIDGSALEYNEADPRLPDLLVCRKDLASRLLAALQRHSG
- the cysD gene encoding sulfate adenylyltransferase subunit CysD → MTSPAAYQVSHLDALEAESIFVMREVVAEMERPVLLFSGGKDSIVMLRLAQKAFAPANVPFPVMHVDTGHNFPEVLDYRDQRVAELGLQLIVASVPEALNRGMVRESADGMRNRIQTPVLLDAVEKHRFDALFGGARRDEEKARAKERVFSFRDEFGQWDPKNQRPELWSLYNGRHHPGESIRVFPLSNWTELDVWHYIARERIPLPSIYFAHEREVIERDGMFYAVNEFFRARAGEQPFKTQVRYRTVGDASCTAAVRSDADTVEKVIEEVAATRITERGATRGDDRVSEAAMEDRKREGYF